A stretch of the Sulfurospirillum sp. UCH001 genome encodes the following:
- a CDS encoding DMT family transporter yields MLLSSFSFAFDGAFAKVLSQSMDSVEVVFFRNGITMMVVALSIFKLPIKQVGGKPWLLLFRALIGFASMLVFFYNIAHIPLADAITFSRTAPIFTAILAFFFLKEHMGWKAWLAVFIGFIGIVLVMKPSGLMLSKTDLFGLFSGFGAALAYTSVRELNKVYDTRIIVLAFVSTGTIFPALFMVLSEFFHTPMFDFMLGHFVMPSGIQWLYILLMGISGAIGQVYMTKAFATTRAGVVGAAGYSIIFFSLIIGVVLGDDLPDIVGLFGILLVVLSGIIVAKEKE; encoded by the coding sequence ATGTTGCTCTCTTCATTTAGTTTTGCATTTGATGGTGCTTTTGCAAAGGTTTTAAGCCAAAGTATGGACTCTGTAGAGGTAGTTTTTTTTCGCAACGGTATTACGATGATGGTGGTTGCGCTTAGTATCTTTAAATTGCCTATCAAACAAGTAGGTGGAAAGCCTTGGTTATTGCTGTTTCGCGCTCTCATTGGCTTTGCTTCCATGCTGGTTTTTTTCTATAACATTGCACATATTCCCCTTGCAGATGCCATTACGTTTTCACGAACCGCTCCTATTTTTACAGCGATCCTTGCATTTTTCTTTTTGAAAGAGCATATGGGATGGAAAGCATGGTTGGCTGTTTTTATTGGATTTATAGGTATTGTATTGGTCATGAAACCAAGTGGTCTTATGCTTTCAAAAACAGACCTTTTTGGGCTTTTTAGTGGATTTGGTGCAGCCCTTGCGTATACGAGTGTAAGAGAACTTAACAAAGTCTATGATACGCGCATTATTGTCCTTGCTTTTGTCTCAACAGGAACAATTTTCCCCGCTCTCTTTATGGTTTTAAGTGAATTTTTTCATACACCGATGTTTGATTTTATGCTTGGCCATTTTGTAATGCCTTCAGGCATACAGTGGTTGTATATTTTATTGATGGGTATTTCAGGAGCCATTGGACAGGTGTATATGACCAAAGCATTTGCAACGACACGAGCAGGAGTTGTAGGCGCTGCTGGGTATTCGATTATCTTCTTTTCACTGATTATCGGTGTGGTATTGGGAGATGATTTACCTGATATTGTTGGACTATTTGGTATACTCTTAGTCGTTCTTAGTGGAATTATCGTAGCAAAGGAGAAAGAGTGA
- a CDS encoding mechanosensitive ion channel family protein, whose translation MNLQPLLDYTFLGLPITHIGIAITIFLTTLFLKNILAAIILKPLKTIAKRTRTKTDDKLISVIEEPLKLTIVLLGAYIATLWLPFTHFDHIVDLFIKSFITFIIFWILYRVVDSFSNLFNFFSSKFGKELNEDIQHFMIKAMRVLIIALGIMAILQEWGINVSAFVASLGLGGLAVALAAKDTVANLFGSLVIFTDRPFKVGDWIETPVVEGNIEEIGIRSTKVRTFAQALVSVPNATIANTPITNWSRMGKRRVKTHLGLTYNTSIEQLKTILEDIRAMLAAHPDVHKETIIVNFDEFESSSLSIYLYFFTNTIVTKEYLQVKEDVNFKIMQIVSKNGSQFAFPSQTLYVESLPK comes from the coding sequence ATGAATCTTCAGCCTCTCTTGGACTACACGTTTTTAGGGCTTCCTATTACGCATATTGGCATTGCCATCACTATTTTTCTTACGACACTTTTTTTGAAAAATATCCTTGCGGCAATTATCCTAAAACCACTTAAGACCATTGCAAAACGCACACGTACTAAAACGGATGACAAGCTTATTAGTGTTATAGAAGAGCCCCTTAAACTCACCATCGTTCTTCTAGGTGCGTACATAGCAACTTTATGGCTTCCTTTTACTCATTTTGATCATATTGTTGATCTTTTCATCAAGTCATTTATTACATTCATCATTTTCTGGATTTTATACCGTGTGGTTGATAGCTTTTCCAATCTTTTTAACTTTTTCTCCTCAAAATTTGGGAAAGAACTCAACGAAGATATTCAGCATTTTATGATTAAAGCCATGCGTGTTCTCATCATTGCACTTGGTATCATGGCCATTTTGCAAGAATGGGGCATCAATGTCAGCGCTTTTGTCGCTTCTTTAGGACTTGGAGGTTTGGCAGTCGCATTAGCCGCAAAAGATACTGTTGCTAATCTCTTTGGATCACTGGTTATTTTTACAGATCGCCCTTTTAAAGTGGGCGATTGGATCGAAACACCGGTGGTAGAAGGGAACATTGAAGAGATCGGTATTCGCTCTACAAAAGTGCGTACTTTTGCACAAGCGCTTGTCAGTGTACCTAATGCTACGATTGCCAATACGCCTATTACCAACTGGTCTCGTATGGGAAAACGCCGCGTAAAAACGCACTTAGGATTGACTTATAATACTTCTATCGAGCAACTCAAAACCATTCTAGAAGATATTAGAGCCATGCTTGCTGCACACCCTGATGTTCATAAAGAGACCATCATCGTCAACTTTGATGAATTTGAAAGCAGTTCACTGAGCATCTACCTCTATTTTTTCACCAATACCATTGTGACAAAAGAGTACTTACAGGTCAAAGAAGATGTGAATTTTAAAATTATGCAGATCGTTTCTAAAAATGGTTCACAGTTTGCTTTCCCATCCCAGACGCTCTATGTTGAGAGTTTACCAAAATAA
- the der gene encoding ribosome biogenesis GTPase Der — protein MKKIAIIGLPNVGKSSLFNRIAKQRIAITSDFSGTTRDIKSHQVYITEKPCLLLDTGGLDRSTELFENVHNMSMEASKKADIILMVVDGKMLPSDEEKKIFYALQARNKPIALVINKIDNDKEMERAWEFDEFGAEHVFPISVSHNRGVSALLEWIGEFLPAVEGATPPPSDEDEEENDDFEDEWDEDDEFVEEDEEVIPEVVEEVETNQINVAIIGRVNVGKSSLLNALVGKQRAVVSNVAGTTIDPVDESIEYQDKIINFVDTAGLRRRGKIEGIEKFALMRTKEMLERANIALLVLDSSEPFLELDERIAGLVEENNLACIIVLNKWDNPLADFEKITAEVRHRFKFLSYAPLITVSAKSKQRVSKIKDMILEVYANYSQHLPTRQLNEVIRQATIRHQIPSDHSKIVKIYFATQYMSKPPRIALVMNKPRSLHFSYKRYLANKLRETFNLEGSPILLYPRAKGERDNEQEENGAES, from the coding sequence ATGAAAAAAATAGCAATTATCGGGCTACCCAATGTGGGTAAAAGCTCCCTTTTTAATCGCATCGCTAAACAGCGCATCGCGATCACTTCTGATTTTAGCGGAACAACGCGTGACATTAAAAGCCATCAAGTCTATATCACCGAAAAACCATGCCTTCTTTTAGACACAGGTGGACTTGATAGATCAACAGAACTTTTTGAGAATGTTCACAATATGTCGATGGAAGCTTCTAAAAAAGCAGATATTATCTTGATGGTTGTCGATGGGAAAATGCTTCCAAGTGATGAAGAAAAGAAGATTTTCTACGCACTGCAAGCACGAAACAAACCAATTGCATTGGTCATCAACAAAATCGACAACGACAAAGAGATGGAACGTGCATGGGAATTTGATGAATTTGGTGCAGAGCATGTCTTCCCTATCTCCGTTTCACACAACCGTGGTGTAAGTGCCCTTTTAGAGTGGATCGGTGAATTTTTACCTGCCGTTGAAGGTGCGACACCGCCTCCAAGTGACGAAGATGAAGAAGAAAACGACGACTTTGAAGATGAATGGGATGAAGATGATGAATTTGTAGAAGAAGACGAAGAAGTCATTCCTGAAGTTGTAGAAGAAGTTGAAACAAATCAAATCAATGTCGCTATCATCGGACGTGTCAATGTCGGTAAAAGCTCTTTACTTAACGCCCTTGTAGGAAAACAAAGAGCTGTCGTTAGCAATGTCGCTGGTACGACCATCGACCCAGTCGATGAAAGCATCGAATATCAAGATAAAATCATTAACTTTGTCGATACTGCTGGACTTCGTCGCCGCGGTAAGATCGAGGGTATTGAAAAATTTGCACTCATGCGTACCAAAGAGATGTTAGAACGTGCCAATATTGCCCTACTCGTTTTAGACTCCAGTGAGCCTTTCTTAGAGTTAGATGAGCGTATTGCTGGACTTGTGGAAGAAAACAACCTAGCGTGTATTATCGTACTGAACAAATGGGATAATCCACTAGCAGATTTTGAAAAAATCACCGCAGAAGTCAGACATCGCTTTAAGTTTCTCTCTTATGCGCCACTCATTACCGTTTCTGCAAAGAGCAAACAGCGTGTTTCAAAAATCAAAGATATGATTTTGGAAGTTTATGCGAACTATTCACAGCATCTTCCAACACGTCAACTCAATGAAGTCATTAGACAAGCGACGATTAGACATCAGATTCCAAGCGATCACTCCAAAATAGTTAAAATTTATTTTGCAACACAATATATGAGCAAACCGCCACGCATTGCGCTCGTTATGAACAAACCACGCTCACTGCATTTTAGTTATAAACGTTACCTTGCCAATAAATTGCGTGAAACCTTTAATCTAGAAGGTTCGCCAATTTTACTTTATCCACGTGCAAAAGGGGAAAGAGACAACGAACAGGAAGAGAACGGTGCTGAATCTTAA
- a CDS encoding shikimate kinase, with translation MGVGKGTIARALIKRTKRFGLDTDDLIESMENRKIKAIFETDGEAYFRKLEKKTAKWLEKNVKNAIISTGGGFFKVENLDRIGAVIYLKSSFDGILKRLKEHENADLKLAKRPLLTDENKARALFEERSSLYEAKADIIIDVENRSVNEITQDLITLLNLKEKKDKA, from the coding sequence ATGGGCGTTGGCAAGGGGACAATTGCAAGAGCTCTTATCAAAAGAACGAAACGTTTTGGTCTTGATACCGATGATCTTATTGAAAGCATGGAAAACCGAAAAATCAAAGCAATTTTTGAGACGGATGGTGAAGCCTACTTTCGTAAACTAGAAAAAAAAACAGCCAAGTGGCTTGAAAAAAATGTTAAAAATGCCATCATCTCGACGGGTGGTGGCTTTTTTAAAGTTGAAAATCTCGATCGTATTGGCGCCGTTATTTATTTAAAGTCGAGTTTTGATGGTATTTTAAAACGCTTGAAAGAGCATGAAAATGCCGACTTAAAACTCGCTAAGCGCCCTCTTCTCACCGATGAGAACAAAGCAAGAGCCTTGTTTGAAGAACGTTCTTCACTGTATGAAGCCAAAGCAGATATTATCATTGATGTTGAAAATCGCAGTGTAAACGAAATCACACAGGATTTGATTACATTACTAAACCTAAAAGAAAAAAAAGATAAAGCGTAG
- the trpS gene encoding tryptophan--tRNA ligase: MRVLTGIQPSGALHIGNYFGAIKQMIDLQEKSDLFIFIANYHALTSLKDGEALKNNTLDAAINFLSLGIDHTKVTFWTQSDVKEVLELYWVLSGYTPMGLLERAHSYKDKVAKGIAANHSLFSYPVLMAADILLYDSEVIPVGKDQIQHVEITRDIAIKFNNDFGDIFKIPEFKVDENVATVPGLDGAKMSKSYGNTIDIFCTEKELKKATSRIVTDSTPMEEPKDYTTCNIFALAKLFLENDEVEALKARYQKGGEGYGHFKAYLNGLIWDYFAPAREKRAYYLEHKDEVLAILDEGASKARKIATEKMRIIRDLVGIYR; this comes from the coding sequence ATGAGAGTATTAACCGGTATTCAACCCTCTGGTGCACTTCATATAGGCAACTATTTTGGTGCTATTAAGCAGATGATCGACCTTCAAGAAAAGAGCGATCTTTTTATCTTCATTGCAAACTATCATGCCCTCACCTCTTTAAAAGACGGCGAGGCACTTAAAAACAATACACTTGATGCTGCAATCAATTTTCTCTCTTTAGGTATCGACCATACCAAAGTCACCTTTTGGACACAGTCTGATGTCAAAGAAGTTTTAGAGCTTTACTGGGTACTTTCAGGCTATACACCGATGGGTCTTTTAGAGCGAGCCCACAGCTACAAAGACAAAGTCGCTAAAGGTATTGCTGCCAATCACTCACTTTTTTCTTACCCTGTTTTAATGGCAGCAGACATCTTACTCTATGACTCAGAAGTCATTCCTGTGGGAAAAGATCAAATTCAACATGTTGAGATTACACGCGACATCGCTATTAAATTTAACAATGACTTTGGTGATATTTTCAAAATACCAGAATTCAAAGTGGATGAAAACGTTGCAACAGTTCCTGGACTTGATGGTGCTAAAATGAGTAAAAGTTATGGCAACACCATTGACATCTTCTGCACCGAGAAAGAGCTCAAAAAAGCCACTTCGCGCATCGTAACAGACTCAACACCAATGGAAGAGCCAAAAGACTATACAACCTGCAATATATTCGCTCTTGCTAAACTCTTTTTAGAAAATGACGAAGTAGAAGCATTAAAAGCACGCTACCAAAAAGGTGGCGAAGGATATGGTCACTTTAAAGCCTACCTTAATGGCCTTATTTGGGACTATTTCGCACCTGCACGTGAGAAGAGAGCATACTATTTAGAGCATAAAGATGAAGTATTGGCTATTTTAGATGAAGGAGCGAGTAAGGCTCGCAAAATCGCAACAGAGAAGATGCGTATCATTCGTGATCTTGTTGGAATTTATCGCTAA
- the serS gene encoding serine--tRNA ligase: MLDIKLIQNDFENVAQSLRKKKVDESLLEELRALSLELKSARLVLEPLQAEQNAKSKLFGVYAKEGKDVAALKAELSLNKEKIAEATEIVRALEEKLESLATIIPNMPSPLVPEGEDENDNVELKRVLEPKTFSFTPKEHWDIDIKQNWIDFERGVKLSKSRFSVLKNEAARLERALINYMLDFNRSRGFEEVAVPYIVNRETLMGTGQLPKFEDDLFKVDGEDLFLIPTAEVPVTNLFRDEILNVEELPIKMTAYSACFRKEAGSAGRDTRGMIRQHQFDKVELVSITTPEQSEAVFEEMLSCASDLLTSLGLPHRHLMLCGGDLGFSAAKTVDLEVWLPGQNRYREISSVSNTFDFQARRAKIRFKDDGKNRLVHTLNGSSLAVGRTLIAIMENYQQEDGSVAIPEVLKKYM; the protein is encoded by the coding sequence ATGTTAGATATTAAATTAATTCAAAATGATTTTGAAAACGTAGCACAAAGCCTCAGAAAGAAAAAAGTAGATGAATCTCTTTTAGAAGAACTTCGTGCATTATCACTCGAACTCAAAAGCGCTCGGCTTGTACTAGAGCCTCTTCAAGCAGAACAAAATGCAAAAAGTAAACTTTTTGGTGTTTATGCCAAAGAAGGTAAAGATGTAGCTGCCCTTAAAGCGGAACTTTCTTTAAACAAAGAAAAAATTGCAGAAGCAACCGAAATCGTTAGAGCACTAGAAGAAAAACTTGAATCTCTAGCTACCATTATCCCTAATATGCCTTCACCACTTGTTCCAGAAGGTGAAGATGAGAATGACAACGTTGAACTCAAACGTGTTTTAGAGCCAAAAACCTTCTCTTTTACTCCAAAAGAGCATTGGGATATCGATATCAAACAAAACTGGATCGACTTTGAACGTGGTGTAAAACTTTCAAAAAGTCGTTTTAGTGTTTTGAAAAATGAAGCAGCAAGACTAGAGCGTGCGCTCATCAACTATATGCTTGACTTTAACCGCTCACGAGGTTTTGAAGAAGTAGCTGTTCCATACATTGTAAACCGTGAAACATTAATGGGAACAGGACAACTTCCAAAATTTGAAGACGATCTGTTTAAAGTTGATGGTGAAGATCTCTTTTTGATCCCTACAGCAGAAGTTCCTGTCACCAACCTTTTCAGAGATGAAATTCTAAACGTTGAAGAATTACCGATCAAAATGACAGCCTATTCTGCATGTTTTAGAAAAGAAGCAGGTAGTGCAGGTAGAGATACTCGTGGTATGATTCGCCAACATCAGTTCGACAAAGTTGAGCTTGTGAGCATCACCACACCAGAGCAAAGTGAGGCTGTCTTTGAAGAGATGCTCTCTTGTGCTTCTGACCTTTTAACCTCACTTGGGCTTCCTCACCGTCATTTGATGCTGTGTGGTGGCGATCTTGGTTTTAGTGCCGCTAAAACTGTTGATCTTGAAGTGTGGCTTCCAGGACAAAATAGATACCGCGAAATCAGCTCTGTTTCTAACACCTTTGATTTCCAAGCAAGACGTGCAAAAATCCGTTTTAAAGATGATGGTAAAAACCGTTTAGTGCATACGCTTAATGGTTCTTCTTTAGCAGTGGGTCGAACACTGATTGCTATTATGGAAAATTACCAACAAGAAGATGGCAGCGTTGCTATCCCTGAAGTCTTGAAAAAGTATATGTAA
- a CDS encoding tetratricopeptide repeat protein, which translates to MAEEEVVILEAEPSSALSVVEEGFAPIEEESADENAAASTASDEDEQKSKAKKKLLILLILGATLLLAIIITLIVIIKNKNKVPAPAPIEKVVEKSVPKEQFSPSKLDGMIKKAHLLYEQGNKDEALKIYEKIATFNEAISYYNIGVAKLKEQNFPEALEAFKKAIQNKEHRTISAINAAVCALEMKDDKLFTYYIDLAYAYLPEESNAPLYSYYVGLVHYYKDFYYEALSAISHPVTNFYKEDQDYLASKILASLNHNAYALSTLEKVEKESDHFTLGLLQAKLGEFPKAKASLLKALQNDRENPKIKMALAMVENKMGNLGNTASLMGEVYKVRDTDAKPIYKMRAILKPSLFDVDQAQTEFEKELFFDNENIYSLIFYYAPYKVFDAKQTIDYIRKGSMNIFIDEIGPALSYLKASSTISKVNIAISKGIKKALDFHVYEANDIFLKMVEEYKNHSILHYNLALTYAQMGDYAAAYKNFSKSYHLDSNNYLAGVFALMSGNLIGKDVTKLAEDVKESLAKNQTLEKDNLYASLIHLTDGNHFSLTRWLEMEKEDSPLSLMLNIIAAQKLSNERIYRLSTQKLQALLPKDIIANIIAFNVKHQKQNIKAYAKAIQIEFNRLPLDYDAFYFGPKIVKEQYIRLLQIGGLLHQKRDSVRKKMEEERIDIPSIMQTLAFMEIYTNNFEEAFTLYNKLIDDFQKKDTHTIFLASVAAIGAGHSENAIALLELSKLTDPNNVESKYALGLLYQEVGNFEAANAQYRSIGNIGFISQYFSFALVR; encoded by the coding sequence ATGGCAGAAGAAGAAGTAGTCATCCTTGAGGCAGAGCCTTCATCAGCACTAAGCGTTGTGGAAGAAGGATTTGCTCCGATAGAAGAAGAAAGTGCCGATGAAAATGCCGCCGCTTCAACTGCTTCAGATGAAGATGAGCAAAAGAGCAAAGCAAAAAAGAAATTGCTTATTTTGCTTATTCTAGGAGCAACACTACTTCTTGCCATTATTATTACCCTCATTGTTATTATCAAAAATAAAAACAAAGTTCCCGCACCTGCACCTATTGAAAAAGTGGTTGAAAAATCTGTCCCTAAAGAGCAATTTTCACCCTCAAAACTGGATGGGATGATTAAGAAAGCACATCTTTTGTATGAGCAAGGCAATAAAGATGAAGCTCTTAAAATCTATGAAAAAATAGCTACATTTAATGAAGCCATCTCTTACTACAATATTGGTGTTGCAAAGCTCAAAGAACAAAATTTTCCAGAAGCACTTGAAGCTTTTAAAAAAGCAATTCAAAACAAAGAACATCGAACGATTAGCGCCATTAACGCAGCTGTCTGTGCCTTAGAGATGAAAGATGATAAGCTTTTTACGTATTATATTGATTTAGCCTATGCATACCTTCCCGAAGAGAGCAATGCTCCACTCTACTCCTATTATGTTGGATTAGTACATTACTACAAAGATTTTTACTATGAAGCACTGAGTGCTATCTCACATCCTGTGACCAATTTTTATAAAGAAGACCAAGACTACCTTGCTTCTAAAATTTTAGCTTCTCTCAATCATAATGCTTATGCCCTTTCAACACTCGAAAAGGTTGAGAAAGAGAGTGACCATTTTACATTAGGGCTTTTGCAAGCCAAATTAGGTGAATTTCCAAAAGCCAAAGCATCGCTGCTTAAAGCGCTTCAAAATGACCGTGAAAACCCAAAAATAAAAATGGCGTTAGCTATGGTTGAAAATAAAATGGGGAACCTTGGCAATACCGCTTCTTTGATGGGAGAAGTTTATAAAGTACGTGACACTGATGCTAAACCTATTTATAAAATGCGCGCTATTTTGAAACCTTCACTTTTTGATGTTGACCAAGCACAAACGGAATTTGAAAAAGAACTCTTTTTCGACAATGAAAATATCTATAGTCTTATTTTCTATTATGCGCCCTATAAAGTTTTTGATGCAAAACAGACGATTGATTATATTCGCAAAGGAAGTATGAACATCTTTATTGATGAAATAGGCCCTGCGCTTTCATACCTTAAAGCAAGTTCCACTATCTCTAAAGTCAATATTGCGATTAGCAAGGGAATTAAAAAAGCACTTGATTTTCATGTGTATGAAGCCAACGATATCTTTCTTAAGATGGTTGAAGAGTATAAAAATCACTCTATTTTACACTATAACCTGGCACTGACCTATGCACAAATGGGTGATTATGCAGCAGCTTATAAAAATTTCTCAAAAAGTTATCACCTCGATAGTAACAATTACCTTGCTGGTGTTTTTGCTCTCATGAGTGGAAACCTCATTGGCAAAGACGTTACAAAATTAGCCGAAGATGTCAAAGAGAGCCTTGCAAAAAATCAAACACTTGAAAAAGACAACCTTTATGCATCACTCATTCATCTCACCGATGGTAACCATTTCTCACTGACTAGATGGTTAGAAATGGAAAAAGAAGATAGCCCATTAAGCCTCATGCTTAATATTATCGCCGCACAAAAACTAAGCAATGAACGTATTTATCGCCTAAGTACGCAAAAACTTCAAGCATTGCTTCCTAAAGATATTATTGCCAATATCATTGCATTCAATGTAAAACATCAAAAACAGAACATTAAAGCCTATGCAAAAGCCATTCAAATAGAGTTTAATCGTCTTCCACTCGATTATGATGCTTTTTATTTTGGACCTAAAATTGTTAAAGAGCAGTATATAAGACTTTTACAAATTGGCGGACTTCTCCATCAAAAACGCGATAGCGTAAGAAAGAAAATGGAAGAAGAACGTATCGATATTCCTTCTATCATGCAAACACTTGCTTTCATGGAAATCTATACAAACAATTTTGAAGAAGCATTCACACTGTACAATAAACTTATTGATGATTTTCAGAAAAAAGATACGCATACGATTTTCTTAGCTTCAGTTGCAGCCATTGGAGCTGGGCATAGCGAAAACGCTATTGCTCTCTTAGAGCTATCAAAATTGACCGATCCGAATAACGTTGAAAGTAAATATGCTCTTGGATTGTTATACCAAGAAGTAGGAAATTTTGAAGCAGCAAATGCACAGTATAGAAGTATTGGAAATATTGGATTTATATCCCAGTATTTTAGTTTCGCACTCGTGAGATAA
- a CDS encoding 2-isopropylmalate synthase has protein sequence MKDNKIIIFDTTLRDGEQSPGASMNTEEKIQIALQLQKLGVDVIEAGFAAASPGDFDAIARIAEAVTKSRICSLARALDRDIKAAGEAVSKAKMSRIHTFIATSPIHMEYKLKMTPDQVIKKAVEAVQYAKTFCDDVEFSCEDAGRSDVSFMKEVLDAVINAGATTLNIPDTVGYRLPTEMGAIIKSLHEFVGDRAIISVHNHNDLGLAVANSLACIENGARQVECTINGLGERAGNAALEEIVMALRTRKDHFNGYETNINIKEIYPTSKLVSSITGIEPQPNKAIVGKNAFSHESGIHQDGVLKHTETYEIMSAKDIGLDKNSIVLGKHSGRHAFKDKLSSLGYELKDEEINEAFERFKILADQKKEIFDDDLRALVAEEITKIPQVFELLRLQLSDCAPGGVPSAAVTILHDGKEITDAAIGNGTMDAIFKVIDRVCGVSGELKDYKVDAVSQGKDAMARVLVKVVFDESKPAIMGHGLSVDTMLATAKAYIGALNSYMSMRERLRSVKASEKEGI, from the coding sequence ATGAAAGACAATAAAATTATAATTTTTGATACCACATTACGTGACGGAGAGCAGAGCCCAGGTGCTTCAATGAACACGGAAGAGAAAATTCAGATTGCATTGCAATTACAAAAATTAGGTGTTGACGTAATTGAAGCGGGATTTGCAGCAGCAAGTCCAGGAGATTTTGATGCAATTGCCAGGATTGCAGAAGCAGTAACCAAAAGTCGTATTTGTTCACTTGCGCGTGCACTTGATCGCGATATCAAAGCAGCGGGTGAAGCAGTTTCTAAAGCAAAAATGAGTCGTATCCATACCTTTATCGCTACAAGTCCAATTCACATGGAATATAAGCTTAAAATGACACCCGATCAGGTAATCAAAAAAGCAGTAGAAGCCGTACAGTATGCTAAAACATTTTGTGATGATGTTGAGTTTAGTTGTGAAGACGCAGGTCGCAGTGATGTCAGTTTTATGAAAGAAGTCTTAGATGCTGTTATCAATGCAGGTGCAACAACACTCAATATTCCAGATACAGTAGGGTATCGTTTACCAACAGAAATGGGTGCGATTATCAAATCACTTCACGAATTTGTAGGAGATCGTGCAATTATTTCTGTGCATAATCATAATGACTTAGGCCTTGCAGTAGCTAACTCTTTGGCATGTATTGAAAATGGTGCACGTCAGGTAGAATGTACTATTAACGGTTTGGGCGAACGTGCAGGAAACGCTGCACTTGAAGAGATCGTTATGGCACTTCGCACACGAAAAGACCATTTCAATGGCTATGAAACGAACATTAACATCAAAGAAATTTATCCAACCAGTAAATTAGTCTCTTCTATTACGGGTATTGAACCACAACCAAACAAAGCTATTGTAGGTAAAAATGCATTCTCTCACGAGAGTGGTATTCACCAAGATGGTGTTTTAAAACATACCGAAACCTATGAAATTATGAGTGCAAAAGACATTGGTCTTGATAAAAACTCTATTGTTCTTGGTAAACACTCTGGTCGCCATGCCTTTAAAGATAAATTGAGTTCTTTAGGGTATGAGCTTAAAGATGAAGAGATTAATGAAGCATTTGAGCGTTTTAAAATCTTAGCAGATCAGAAAAAAGAGATTTTTGATGATGACCTTCGTGCATTAGTAGCAGAAGAGATTACAAAGATTCCTCAAGTGTTTGAATTACTTCGTTTACAACTTTCTGATTGTGCACCAGGAGGAGTCCCAAGTGCTGCAGTTACTATTTTACACGATGGTAAAGAGATTACGGATGCTGCTATCGGTAATGGAACTATGGATGCCATCTTTAAAGTGATTGATCGTGTGTGTGGCGTGAGTGGTGAACTAAAAGATTATAAAGTGGACGCTGTTTCTCAAGGTAAAGACGCGATGGCGAGAGTCCTTGTAAAAGTAGTATTTGATGAAAGTAAACCAGCAATTATGGGACATGGTTTAAGTGTTGATACAATGCTTGCAACAGCTAAAGCCTACATAGGAGCACTCAATAGTTATATGTCAATGAGAGAACGTTTGCGATCTGTTAAAGCGAGTGAAAAAGAGGGTATTTAA
- the pssA gene encoding CDP-diacylglycerol--serine O-phosphatidyltransferase, with protein sequence MLNNSGNKLQLIYVFPNLFTAASAFLGVISIIASANGQFEKAAVYILLSLIFDGLDGRVARMTNATSKFGAEFDSLADIVAFGVAPAMLFYFSVGHMYGKLGSLLCAMYVVFGAIRLARFNIMIGVSEPSVFIGVPIPTAAVVVSMWILLYREHPFMHGLEWVMLVGLGILSFLMVSNIRYPSFKKIDMQKGYLIKILVYLVIVFSLLYLYPIEVGTFLITAYLGYGLIRGIYNFIVAKFHKNLV encoded by the coding sequence ATGTTAAATAATAGCGGTAATAAACTCCAATTGATCTACGTTTTTCCTAACCTTTTCACAGCCGCAAGTGCTTTTTTAGGTGTGATTAGTATTATTGCTTCAGCAAATGGTCAATTCGAAAAAGCGGCTGTTTATATCTTGTTATCACTGATTTTCGATGGTTTAGATGGAAGAGTCGCTCGCATGACCAATGCTACTAGTAAATTTGGTGCGGAGTTTGATTCTTTAGCAGATATTGTCGCTTTTGGTGTAGCCCCAGCAATGCTTTTTTATTTTAGCGTTGGGCATATGTATGGTAAATTAGGTTCTCTGTTATGTGCAATGTATGTTGTTTTCGGCGCTATTAGACTAGCACGTTTCAATATTATGATTGGCGTGTCAGAGCCTTCTGTGTTTATTGGTGTACCTATCCCTACAGCGGCAGTGGTTGTTTCTATGTGGATTTTGCTTTACAGAGAACACCCTTTTATGCATGGGCTTGAGTGGGTAATGCTGGTTGGACTAGGCATTCTTTCATTTTTAATGGTGAGTAATATTCGCTATCCTAGTTTTAAAAAAATAGATATGCAAAAAGGGTATTTGATCAAAATCTTGGTTTATTTGGTCATTGTCTTTTCTCTTCTTTATCTTTATCCTATTGAAGTAGGAACATTTTTAATTACCGCATATTTAGGTTATGGACTTATTCGAGGTATTTATAATTTCATCGTTGCCAAATTCCATAAAAATTTAGTATAA